A window of Microbispora hainanensis genomic DNA:
GCCGGTGGGCCGTGAGCAGGATCTGGTCGGGCCGCATGCCGTTCGTGCTGGCCGGTGGGACATGACGCGAGGAGCGGCCGATGTATGACGTGATCGTGGTCGGGGGCGGCGTCACCGGGGCCGCGAGCGCCGCCCTGCTCGCGCGGGAGGGTCTGCGGGTGCTGTTGTGCGACCGCACCCGCCTGCCCGCCCCGGCCGTCTCCACCCACTTCTTCGGCCCGACGGCGCTGTCCTTCCTGGACCGGCTCGGCGTGCTGGACGAGGTGCTCGCCACCGGCGCGCCACCGCTGCGGCGCTGGCACCTGGAGGTCGAGGGCGGCTATTACGGCGCGCCCATGCTGCCCCGCTCGCCGTACCACTACAACCTGTGCGTACGCCGGGAGACCCTCAGCGGGATCCTGCTGCGCGCCGCGAGCCGGCATGGGGCCGAGATCAGGGAACGCAGCCCGGTGCGGTCCCTGCGCTGGGACGGTGACCATGTCGCCGGGATCGAGGGCGCGGGGTGGTCGGAGAAGGCCAGGATCGTCGTGGGCGCGGACGGGCGGAGTTCTCCGACCGCCCGTCATGTCCGCGCGGCCACCACCTTCGACGCCGGGGCCATGCGCTGCACGTTCCACGCCTACTGGGAGGACGTCGTCCCCATGCCCTCGCCCGCGCTGGAGCTGTGGCACGACGACGGCCACGTGCTCCAGGTCGGCCCGTGCGACGGCGGGCGATGGGTGATCATGGTGTCGGCGCCCATGGAAGAGCACGCGGCCCTCCGGGCGGACGCGGGGGGCGACGAGGGGTACGAGCGCCTGCTCCGGTCGATCCCCGCCATGGCGGACCGGTTGCGCACGGCACGGCGGGTCTCGCCCGTGTACGCGTCGAAGAGCCTGCGGAACTTCCAGCGCGAGCCGGCGGGGCCGGGCTGGCGACTGGCGGGCGACGCCTACTGCCACAAGGACCCGCTGTTCGGCGCGGGCATCACCGACGCCTGCGCGGCGGCGGAGACTCTCGCCGCCACGGTGCCGCTCGCGGTCGACGGCGACACGCCGCAGGCGCGGGAGAGCTACGCGACCACCCTGGACGAGCGTGTCGGGCGGAAGGTCCGCGCGGGTCTCGCGGGGCTGCGCATCGACCCGCCGGAGCCCGGGCAGCTCGCGTGGATCCGCGGCGTGCTGGCCCATCCGGGTCTGGCACTGGAGATGACCCGCCGCTGCTCGGAGCTGTTCGCCGGGCTCCCGGAGGACCGGCGTGAGTTCTGGCAGCGGGTCGCCGACGGCGCCTCGGAGGTGCTCGGCCTGCCCCCGGCCGCCTCGGTGGACCCGTCGTGACCGCCGTTCCCGGCTACCTGGCCGCCCACGTTGAAAATCTTGTGGCCCTCCAGGCGAGGGTCGCCCACGCCCGCTGGCTGGCCGCGACGGGACAGGGCGAGGACCACCCGGCGCGGCCGGAGGGCGGCCTCACCTGGCTGACCGACGGCGGGCTCGTCCTCACGGCATTGGAGCACGGCGACCTGCACTACGCCGGGGAGCTGGTCCTCTGGTACCTCCGCGTCCGGCTGACGGAGGCGACCGCGCGGCTGCGGCTGCTCCAGCGCACCGTCACCGCCGAAGCCGGTGGCAGGACGCTCACCCACGGGGAACTGGTCGCCCTCTCGCGGACGGTCACCGACGACCGGCGGCGTGCCGAGGTCCGGGCCGCGCTCGCGGACGTCGGGGAGCGGCTGCGCGAGGGCCGGCGGCGCTGGCTCGACGCGTACGCCGAGGCGCGGGCCGAGCTGGGGTTCCCGACGCACGCCGCGCTGGTGCGGGCGCTGCACCCGGAGGTGGACCGGTTCGTGGCCCACGCCCGGAACTGGCTGGACGCCACGCGGGCGGGGTTCCTCAAGCGATGGGACGACTGGCGGGCACGCGACGCGATCGCCACCCCGTCCATGGGGGACGCTCGCCTTGTCGCCGCACGCGCCGTCCTGCCCGAGGGCGCCCGCGGCGCGCTCGAAAGCGTGCGCTCCACCGTACGCGCGTGGGGTTTCGGCGGATGCCTGGACCGCATCCTCGTCGACGACGTCGCACGGCCCGGCAAGTCGGGCACGGCGTTCTGCTCGCCGGTCGCGCCGCCGGCCGACGTGCGGGTGTCCACCACGCCGGGCACGACATTGGGGCACCATGCCACACTTCTGCACGAGTTCGGGCACGCGCTGCACTTCACCGCGGGCACCCGGCACCCCGCCGACCTGTGGCGCACGCACCCGGCGCTGACCGAGGCGTTCGGCTTCGCCCTGGAACGCGTCGTCCGGCGGCCGGACTGGCAGCGGCGCCACCTCGGCGTCATGGTGGGCGCCGAGGCCGCGGAGCGCCTCGCCTTCGCGCGTGAGCACGTACGGCGCCTGGTGGCGACCAGCCTCTGCTACGAGATGGCGGTGCACGACGGCTGCCCGGACCCGGCCACCGAGTATGTGCGCTCGTACGAGCGGGAGTTCGGCGTCGCGGTGGACCCAGGGGCCGCGTGGGACCGGATGCAGACCTACCTGGAGGGCAAGCCGTGCTACCCGCTGGTGTATCACCAGGCGTTCATGCTGCGCGAGACGCTGTGGGACCACCTGACCGGCCGGGCGGGGGAGCGGTGGTACGCGGGTCCGGAGGCCGGGCCGGCCATGCGGGAGCTCTTCGGGAGGTTCGCCGCGGGCGGCGGCGCGGAGGAGTGGCTGTCACCCGGCGGCGTCCCGCTCGGACAGGTCCACGGCGAGGGCGAGCTCGGCCCTGGCGGCCCCGGTGAGCCTGACGAACCGGTCATCGGCGGGCAGGCGCTCGATCAGTCTCAGCGTGTGCCGTGAGACCGCCCAGGAGGGGAACAGCCGGACGGCGATCGTACGCGCCGGTTCCCGGTCACCCACGGCGGCCAGCAGCGGGGGGACGTCCCGCGCGTAACGCTGCGCGAACGGCGCGAGCAGGTGATGATGCGCGGGGTGGGCGTAGCCGTCGGCGAGCGCGCGGACCTGTGCGAGGCTCCCGCTGCGCAGCATGGTCGTCCACGCCCACTCCTTGGCCTCCGCGGTGGGCACCGACGCCCTGAGCCGTTCGGTGAGCCGGTCTCCCGCGGCGGGGAAGGCGCCGGTGACGTCCTCCAGGGGCTCGCCGTGCGCGACAAGGGACCGGGCGAGCCTGCGGCGTAACGCGTCGTCCACGTCGAACGGGGCCGCTCCGTGAAACCATTTCCGCACCGTGCCGACGTGAGCGGCCGTCAGCGCCGCGTCCGCGACGGCCCGCGCCGCCGCCAGCCTCTGGTCCGCGTCGCCGTTCGCGTCGCCGTCGTGGGTGCCGGCGACCTCCAGCAGGAGGTCCACGTACGAGGGCCAGCCGTGGGCACGGGCCCAGCCCTGCTCGGTGTAGGCCGTCAGCACCGTGGCGGCCCGGACGAGGAGCCGCTGGAACACGCCGATCTGCGTCTCGGCCGTCAGGCCGCCGAGGACCATCGTCAGGAACCGCCGCGGCGGGAGCTCCCCGTGCCGGACCATGTCCCACGCCGCCGTCCAGCAGAGCGAGCGAGCCATGGGATCGGCCAGCCGGCCGATCCGGTGGACGATCTCCTCCGTCGAACGCAAATCGAGCACGATCCGGCAGTACGTCAGGTCGCCGTCGTTGGGCAGCACGAGGGCGCCGCGCCGGCTGCCGACGAGCGCGTCGACGCTCGTGCGCGGGCCGTCGGCGTCGAGTTCGTGCCTGCGCACCCGGACCAGATCGCCGTGGCGGTCCTCCGCGTAGACGCCCACCGCGAGACGGTGCGGCCTCGGCACTCCCTCCTGCAGCAGGTCGAAACGCGTGAAGCGCCCGGCACCGTCGACGTCGAAGTCGGCCCGCACCTCGGTGAGCCCGGCCGTCAGCAGCCAGGTGTCGGCCCAGGCGGTCAGGTTCCGGCCGCCCGCCTTCTCCAGGGCGCCGAGCATCTCGGCACGGCCGGCGGTGCCGTGGGAATGGTCGGCGAAGTAGCGCCGCATGCCCTCCAGGAACACGTCGAGCCCCAAGCGGGCCACGAGCTGGCGCAGCACGCTCGCGCCCTTGTGGTACGTCAGCGCGTCGAAGGCCGACCCGGCCGCGTCCACGTCGGGGACGCCGGTCACCACCGGGTGGGTGGAGGCCGACTGGTCCAGGAGGTACGCGTGCGCCTTCTTGCCGGCGGCGAAGTCGGCCCAGGCGCCGGCGTCCCCCGTGAGCCGGGTCAGCGCGTGGACGCCGGCCCAGGTGGCGAACGCCTCGCTCAGCCACAGGTCGTCCCACCAGCGCAGCGTGACGAGGTCGCCGAACCACTGGTGGGAGAGCTCATGGAAGATCATCTCGTCCCGGCGACGGTGCGCGTACCGGGTCACCGCGCGGTCGAACACGAACGTCTCCGCGGCGAACACGCAGGCGGCGTTCTCCATGGCCCCGAAGTTGAACTCGGGGACGAAGCACAGGTCGAGCTTGCGGAACGGATAGGGCGTCGCGAACGCCTCGGCGAAGAACGCCACCCCCGCCCGGAGCCGCTCCAGCAGCACGGCCGGGTCGAGGTCCGCCGCCAGGGAACGCCGGGAGTGCACCCCCAGGGGCACGGCGCCTCCCCGGTGCTCCGTCCACGACGCCCACGGGCCGGCCGCCACGGCCGCCACGTACGTGCTGATCGGCGGGGTGGGCGCGAACCTGTGGACGCCTGCCTGGGGCCGACCGTCGAGCGGGGCGTTGGACAACACGGTCCATCCGTCCGGAGCGGTCACGCTGATCGCGAAGGACGCCTTGAGATCGGGCTGGTCGAAGCAGGCGAACACCCGCGGGGCGTGGCCGGGCTGCAGGTGGCTGTACACGTACACCTGATGGTCGACCGGGTCCGTGTAGCTGTGCAGGCCCTCGCCACTGGTGGAGAAGTCGTAGTCCGCTTCCACGGTCAGCTCGTTGCGAGCCGCCAGATCGGGCAGGAGGATCCGGCCCGCGTCGTCGTATTCGACCGGCCGCCCGTTGAGCACGGCGGTGCGTATCCGCCGGGGCAGTGCGTCCGCCCAGCTGGTCGCACCCGGGCGGGCGCAGGTGAAGCGGATCGTGCTCCTGGATCGGAACACCGGCTCATCGGTCCGGCTCAGATCGAGGTGAATGTCGTACGACCGCACGCGCAGCAGAGCGCCACGCTCCGTCGCCTCGGCGTGGGTCAGCGGGGGACGCGGTATGACGAGACCTCCTCGCGGAAGGGTTGTCTAGACTCGTGGGGGGATGCGGCCGGGTGATCCACGCCCGGGGCGCTTAGGGAGAGGACCTGATCGCCATGGCCGAGCACGACGAGCCTGTGCTGCTGCCGCATGAAGACCTTCCCGCGGTCGAACCCGGAGTGCCGCGCCCGGCGCGGGTGACGGAGCCGTTGACGCGGGAGCAGAGCATCGAGCTGGCCGCGGGCTTCAAGGCGCTCGGCGACCCCGTACGGCTGCGGTTGCTCTCCCTCGTCGCCTCCCACCTCGACGGCGAGGCGTGCGTGTGCGACCTCGTCGGGGCGTTCGACCTCACCCAGCCGACCATCAGCCATCACCTCAGGGTTCTCCGCGACGCCGGGCTCGTCACGTCTACTCGCCGGGGCACCTGGGTCTACTACCGTGTCGTGCCCGAGGCGCTCACCGCATTGACCAACATCATCGCCCTGCCCGCCGCCGCCACGCGATAGGCGATCCGGCGATCGGTAGCGTATCGCTGCCCTCATTGCGGAAACGATGCGCGGCTTCTTTCGCGCACGAATAAATTTTCAACGATGATAGCACCTGCATTGATTGTCATCAATACCCATTTCTGGTGTGACTTCGCGGCATTGTTAATCGTTTGTTTCCTGTCGTCGGGAATCTTGACCTCGTGGAACGGACGCTGTTAGCTGGCTGGCGGATAGCGGATCACCGAAACCCCTGCGACACCCCGTGACGTGAATACTCACTCGTGCCGTGCCATGCGGCGATATCTGTACGGAGCACCGTTAGCAGAAGTGAGGCGAACGCCGGTTGATCACTTTCATGACCTTGAGTGGTTTTCTCGGTGCGGGCAAGACCACCACTCTCGTCGCGGTCGCGAAACATCTCCAGTCGCAGGGCCGGAATGTCGCGGTCATCACCAACGACCAGGGCACCGAACTGGTGGACACACAGCTCGCCAGGTCGGCGATCGCGGAGGCCGGTGAGGTGACGGGCGGATGTTTCTGCTGCCGATTCGAAGACCTGCTGACCGTCGCGCAGCGCCTCGTCGACGGCCACCAGGTGGACACCCTGCTCGCCGAGGCGGTGGGCAGTTGCACCGATCTGCAGGCCACCGTCATCCGGCCGCTCAGCGCCCACTACGGTGAGCGGTTCACGCCCGCCCCTCTCCTGGTCGTGGTCGAACCGGAAAGGCTTGACGCGCTCCGTACGTCGCTGCCGCTGGACGACACGGAGTCGGACATGTCCTACCTGTTCGGTAAGCAGTTACAGGAAGCCGACGTGATCGCGCTCAACAAGATCGACCTGCTCGGTGCGGCGAAGGCCGCCGCCGTCATCGCGGATCTGCGCGAGCGGTACCCGACCGCCACCGTTCTCGGCTACTCGGCGAAAACGGGGGAAGGTCTGGAACAACTGGTGTCTCTCTGGCTGGGCGCGGAGCCCGCGAGGCGCGGTCTCGACATCGACTACGACCGCTACGCCAACGCCGAGGCCGCGCTGGCGTGGCTGAACCTCGGCTTGGACGTGACGGCGGCGGAGGGTTTCGACCCCGATGCCTGGGCACGTGGGCTGATGGAGCACCTGTCCGCGGCCGCCGCCCGCAACGCCTGGATGATCGGCCACGTGAAGGTCAGCCTCGAGTCCGCCGGTGACCTGAGCAAGGTGAGCGTGACCGCCGGGGGCGCCGAGCCGACCGTGGACGCCGTCGCGGGGAGGACGTTCACCGAGGCGGTGGCACGGCTCAACGCCCGCGTCGCGTGCGAGCCCGCCGAGCTCGACGCCGCGGTGGCGGAGGCGGTGGAGGCGGTGTCCGCCACCACCGGCACATCGGCCGTACAGAGCGCCGGCATCCCGTCGTTCAAGCCTGGCTACCCGCGTCCCACCTACCGGATCCCCGCCGCGGCAGGATGAGGTGAAGCCGGGCGCCCCAGGCGCCTGGGTGGCTGCCTCCCGCTCCGCCCGTCCTGTCTATGCGGGCGTCGTCGAACACAGCATCTACGTCCACGCCGATTACGGTTCCCGGGGCCTGGGGCGTGCCCTTCTGGACGCCTTCGTCACCGCAAGCGAGGACGCCGGCATCTAAACCATCCAATCCGGTGTGTTCCCCGAGAACACGGCCAGCCTGGCTCTGCACCAGGTGGCCGGCTTCCGCGTCCTCGGCACCCGCGAACGCATCGGACGCCACCACGGCGTCTGGCGCGACGTCGTCATGATCGAACGCCGTAGCCCGGCCATCTGATGTCACCGGTGGTGTCAGTGCCTGATGCGGTTGGGGCCGGTGCCCAGGGCGAGGAGACCGGCGAGGGCGGACATGGCCGCAAGCAGAGTGAACAGTTGCGGATATCCGCCCAGGGGTGGGGCGAGAACGGCCCCGGCGAAGGGAGCCAGAGCTGCGGCGATGGTGGCGGGGGCGGCCAGCAGGCCCGACAGGCGGCCGTAGTGGGCGGTGCCCCAGCGGTCGGGGACGGCGGTGGCCTGGAGCAGGGTGAGGTTGCCGCGCACCATGCCTGCGGCGACGGCGATCGCGGTGAGTAGTGCAATCGGTCCGGGGATGATGGCCAGGGCGGCGGTGGTGGCGCCACCGGCCGCCATCAGCGCGGCGGTGCGGAGCCTCGCGTCGGTGCGGCGGGCGAGGGTGGCGTAGAGGGTGCGGCCGAGGGTCTGACCGGCTCCGCCCAGGCCGAGTGCCCAGGCGGCGGCCGTGGTAGAGGCACCACGCGTGGTGAGAAGGGGAACCAGCGCGATGACGACGGCGTACATCGCGAAGGCGGAGGCGGTCAGCGCGGCAGTCAGCAGGAGGAACGGCCTGCTCCTGGCCACGTTCACCAGTGCATCGCCAGATCCATGTGCAGGCTGCCCGGACGGCGGCGATGGAGCGAGGGGCCAGGGGGTTCTCAGCGCGAGAGCGTGGGCCGGGATGGTGACGACGGCCAGGATCGCGGCGAGCACCACGTAGGTGGTGCGCCAGGACAGGTGCTCGGCGAGGGCGGCGGTCAGGGGGGCGAAGACGGTGGAGGCCAGCCCGCCGGCGAGGGTCACGATGGTGAGCGCGCGGACGCGGTCGGGTCCCCACCAGCGGGTCACGGCGGCG
This region includes:
- a CDS encoding MFS transporter — its product is MTDLHDHTAATGDDDRSRPRAVLPALCATQITSWGVVYYAFPVLNPAITADTGWPAPATTAAFSAALLVSAFAGIPVGRILDARGPRAVMTIGSILATLSVLAAACAPTLPSFTAAWLLAGIAMAATFYQPAFAAVTRWWGPDRVRALTIVTLAGGLASTVFAPLTAALAEHLSWRTTYVVLAAILAVVTIPAHALALRTPWPLAPSPPSGQPAHGSGDALVNVARSRPFLLLTAALTASAFAMYAVVIALVPLLTTRGASTTAAAWALGLGGAGQTLGRTLYATLARRTDARLRTAALMAAGGATTAALAIIPGPIALLTAIAVAAGMVRGNLTLLQATAVPDRWGTAHYGRLSGLLAAPATIAAALAPFAGAVLAPPLGGYPQLFTLLAAMSALAGLLALGTGPNRIRH
- a CDS encoding NAD(P)/FAD-dependent oxidoreductase, whose amino-acid sequence is MYDVIVVGGGVTGAASAALLAREGLRVLLCDRTRLPAPAVSTHFFGPTALSFLDRLGVLDEVLATGAPPLRRWHLEVEGGYYGAPMLPRSPYHYNLCVRRETLSGILLRAASRHGAEIRERSPVRSLRWDGDHVAGIEGAGWSEKARIVVGADGRSSPTARHVRAATTFDAGAMRCTFHAYWEDVVPMPSPALELWHDDGHVLQVGPCDGGRWVIMVSAPMEEHAALRADAGGDEGYERLLRSIPAMADRLRTARRVSPVYASKSLRNFQREPAGPGWRLAGDAYCHKDPLFGAGITDACAAAETLAATVPLAVDGDTPQARESYATTLDERVGRKVRAGLAGLRIDPPEPGQLAWIRGVLAHPGLALEMTRRCSELFAGLPEDRREFWQRVADGASEVLGLPPAASVDPS
- a CDS encoding ArsR/SmtB family transcription factor, with the protein product MAEHDEPVLLPHEDLPAVEPGVPRPARVTEPLTREQSIELAAGFKALGDPVRLRLLSLVASHLDGEACVCDLVGAFDLTQPTISHHLRVLRDAGLVTSTRRGTWVYYRVVPEALTALTNIIALPAAATR
- a CDS encoding GTP-binding protein, with protein sequence MITFMTLSGFLGAGKTTTLVAVAKHLQSQGRNVAVITNDQGTELVDTQLARSAIAEAGEVTGGCFCCRFEDLLTVAQRLVDGHQVDTLLAEAVGSCTDLQATVIRPLSAHYGERFTPAPLLVVVEPERLDALRTSLPLDDTESDMSYLFGKQLQEADVIALNKIDLLGAAKAAAVIADLRERYPTATVLGYSAKTGEGLEQLVSLWLGAEPARRGLDIDYDRYANAEAALAWLNLGLDVTAAEGFDPDAWARGLMEHLSAAAARNAWMIGHVKVSLESAGDLSKVSVTAGGAEPTVDAVAGRTFTEAVARLNARVACEPAELDAAVAEAVEAVSATTGTSAVQSAGIPSFKPGYPRPTYRIPAAAG
- a CDS encoding GNAT family N-acetyltransferase; translation: MFPENTASLALHQVAGFRVLGTRERIGRHHGVWRDVVMIERRSPAI